The following are encoded in a window of Castanea sativa cultivar Marrone di Chiusa Pesio chromosome 9, ASM4071231v1 genomic DNA:
- the LOC142609179 gene encoding uncharacterized protein LOC142609179 produces the protein MGQVQRDQLAARECYLAMLAMDEHVQKMNIDEGKITAEPTEVLEDVPLDESSPEKFTRIRADMEDEAKHALVQFLKKSLDVFAWGHKDMPGIDPSVITYSLNVCPYSKPMCQKKRVFAPERDNAIKEEVQKLITVKFIREVYYPDCYPLPRIDQLVDSTTGHKLLSFMDAFLGYNLIKMDGADQEKTAFITSQGLFCYKVKSLDEGNHIDDLQETFDTLQPYNMKLNPSKCAFEVSLGKFLRYLPRSAIKAQALADFITEFTPSQDKLDKDEGGERWVINVDGSSTLYAGGIGVILKSPEGDRLEYAVRLQEENMEADTLAKAASAGGVTNEYNEVHYMSSIDLPDIQQIGGRENWMSPIATYLKEGRLLEDKDEIRKLRVRAAKYILINEMLYKRGFSQPYLRCLAPDKSNYVLREVHEGACGNYSGARLFVHKVVRAGYYWPTMQADTKAYVKVCDKC, from the exons ATGGGCCAAGTACAAAGAGATCAGTTGGCCGCTAGAGAGTGCTACCTAGCCATGCTGGCGATGGACGAGCATGTACAGAAAATGAATATAGACGAGGGAAAGATCACAGCAgaacccactgaggtgttagaagacgtccctttggatgAGAGCAGCcccgagaagttcactagaattagGGCGGACATGGAAGACGAGGCAAAACATGCtttggtccagtttttgaagaaaagcctcgatgtctttgcatggggTCATAAAGACATGCCTGGTATCGATCCAAGTGTTATTACTTATAGCCTGAATGTATGTCCCTATTCCAAGCCAATGTGTCAAAAGAAAagggtttttgctcctgagcgagacaatgccatcaaggaagagGTCCAGAAGTTGATTACCGTGAaattcatccgagaagtttattacccagactg ttatccattgccacgcattgaccagctggtggactcgacgaCAGGTCACAAGTtgctgagtttcatggacgccttcttaGGCTACAACCTGATAAAGATGGATGGggcagatcaagaaaagaccgCATTTATTACTAGCCAAGGGTTgttttgctacaaa GTAAAGAGCTTGGATGAGGGAAATCATatagacgaccttcaagagacttttgatacactTCAGCCatataatatgaaattaaatccaagcaagtgcgCTTTCGAAGTTTCGTTGGGGAAGTTTTTGAG ataccttccaaggaGCGCGATAAAGGCACAggcattagcagatttcattACAGAGTTCACGCCCAGCCAGGACAAGCTGGACAAAGACGAGGGAGGCgaaaggtgggttatcaatgtagatGGATCATCTACACTATATGCGGGAGGAATTGGAGTCATACTCAAGTCTCCGGAGGGTGATAGGCTGGAATACGCGGTCCGTCTGca ggaggaaaatatggaagcagataCCTTGGCGAAAGCAGCTTCAGCTGGAGGAGTTACGAACGAGTACAATGAAGTTCACTATATGTCAAGCATAGACCTTCcggacatacagcagataggagggagagaaaattggatgagtccaatagcaACCTATCTTAAAGAAGGAAGGCTTCTAGAAGATAAGGACGAAATTAGGAAGTTAAGGGTTAGGGCAGCCAAATATATCCTCATAAATGAAATgctgtacaagcgaggcttttctcaacCTTACCTAAGGTGCTTAGCTCCAGAcaagtcaaactatgttttgagggaagttcacgAAGGAGCATGCGGAAATTATTCAGGAGCAAGGTTGTttgtccataaggtcgtccgtgcaggctactattggcctacaatgcaagCAGATACcaaggcctatgtcaaggtgtgtgacaAGTGTTAG